GGCCTGATTGCATGGCCGCGTGGGTATAAAAATCAGCTTTTGCAGGGTGATGAGGAGCACATCCATTAAACAAATATCCAAAAGCATTTTTTGCCAATATCGCTTTACTTAATCCGATACAATCGTCCAGGTGGATCAGATTAACAGGTGCATTTCCGTTCGGAATCTCTTTTTTTCCGGCAAAAAACCTGCCCGGGTTGCGTGCCGGGCCTATCAAACCTGCAAAACGGATAATCGTGGTTTTAAAGCTATCCTCAGTACGAAAAAGATTTTCGGCCTCCAGCAAAACCCGGCCTGCTTCAGTATTAGGGTGCGGATCGGTTTCTTCGTTTATCTGCCGGTTACTATCGGCATAAACTCCTGTCGAGCTGATGAATATTACGTTAGGTACAGCATGCTGCTTTATGGCATTGATAATGCCTTTTATCTTATCAACAAAAACAGCACCTTCGCCGCCGCGGCTTTTGGGCGGAATGGCTATCCACAACACATCACAATCAAAAAAAGCGGCATCATAACTTTCCTCGCCCGGTAAAAAATTAACAAGGTAGGGTTTAATACCTGCGGCCGCCAACTCATCCAGTTTGGCTACTGAGGTGGTTGATCCTTTCACCTGCAAACCATCGGCAATCAATGCCTTTGCCAATGCACTGCCGTACCAGCCGCAGCCTAAAATACTGATGTTTGTTTTATGGGGCATGCTATAAAATAATGCTTTGGCGCAAAGGTAATTAAATAATGATATGCCCTTTGTATGTCATTTATGCGCCCGTTGCCTAAACATTTCAGGCGTAACGGGCGTTATTAATTT
The sequence above is a segment of the Mucilaginibacter celer genome. Coding sequences within it:
- a CDS encoding SDR family oxidoreductase, which codes for MPHKTNISILGCGWYGSALAKALIADGLQVKGSTTSVAKLDELAAAGIKPYLVNFLPGEESYDAAFFDCDVLWIAIPPKSRGGEGAVFVDKIKGIINAIKQHAVPNVIFISSTGVYADSNRQINEETDPHPNTEAGRVLLEAENLFRTEDSFKTTIIRFAGLIGPARNPGRFFAGKKEIPNGNAPVNLIHLDDCIGLSKAILAKNAFGYLFNGCAPHHPAKADFYTHAAMQSGLEKPEFIRELKEWKIVRSINVGPVLGYEYTTLW